One segment of Sulfobacillus thermosulfidooxidans DSM 9293 DNA contains the following:
- a CDS encoding PilZ domain-containing protein: MSLLESHQSVYLVVRPGKLVSTRVIRRVRQEVYLDALKDHDMELTPLPGTTITIRWPFDDLLYEQQGVITEVLDPIPIIVVKLQGQSKVIEQRGSLRVKVQVPLEYGLIRPDSELLMTTTFDLSATGLRFPSAVELWRGLHLKMRLRLGTDEVILLSQVTRVATKPREIRGKKTWESAVTFIQIKPQDRTLIERFVRGQYHRQQTRRD, translated from the coding sequence GTGTCCCTTTTGGAGTCACATCAATCCGTATATCTCGTGGTACGGCCCGGAAAATTGGTCAGCACTCGAGTCATTAGACGGGTACGCCAAGAAGTTTATTTGGATGCCCTCAAAGACCATGATATGGAATTGACGCCCTTACCGGGAACGACAATTACCATACGCTGGCCTTTTGACGATTTATTGTATGAACAACAAGGGGTAATCACGGAAGTTTTAGATCCGATTCCGATCATTGTCGTTAAACTCCAAGGACAGTCTAAGGTTATCGAACAACGGGGCAGTTTGCGGGTCAAAGTGCAAGTGCCGTTGGAATACGGCCTAATTCGACCCGATTCGGAGCTCCTAATGACCACAACATTTGACCTCTCGGCAACAGGCCTCAGGTTTCCTAGTGCCGTTGAACTGTGGCGCGGATTGCACTTGAAAATGCGCTTGCGGCTAGGAACAGATGAAGTCATTCTCTTATCACAAGTGACGCGGGTTGCCACCAAACCTCGGGAAATCCGTGGTAAAAAAACATGGGAAAGTGCAGTGACCTTTATCCAGATTAAGCCACAAGACCGGACTCTTATCGAACGGTTTGTCAGAGGACAGTATCACCGGCAACAAACTCGGAGGGACTGA
- a CDS encoding flagellar hook capping FlgD N-terminal domain-containing protein, with product MPINNLLNLGTSSANSPTSTASQGPGGNLGESAFLTLLAAELQYQNPLQPMDNTQFVAQLAQFSSLAAVTKQSTTLNDILSTLQQQNPVVQLSQLIGKTVSTAQGSGIVTAVLQQGQNLLVDVKGIGSVPVNDITQVQA from the coding sequence ATGCCTATCAACAATCTCTTAAACCTCGGCACGAGTTCGGCCAACTCCCCCACATCCACGGCGTCGCAGGGGCCTGGTGGGAACTTAGGTGAGTCCGCCTTTCTGACCTTGTTAGCGGCGGAATTACAATATCAAAATCCGTTGCAACCCATGGACAATACGCAATTTGTGGCACAGTTAGCCCAGTTTTCCAGCCTGGCGGCGGTGACCAAGCAATCGACGACATTGAATGATATTCTCTCAACCCTACAACAACAAAATCCTGTGGTTCAATTATCGCAACTGATTGGAAAGACGGTCAGTACGGCCCAAGGAAGCGGTATCGTAACAGCGGTGTTGCAACAAGGTCAAAATTTGCTTGTTGATGTTAAGGGAATCGGAAGCGTGCCAGTCAATGACATTACTCAGGTGCAAGCGTAA
- a CDS encoding flagellar hook protein FlgE has translation MSGTLYAAISGLNAEQALLGVVSQNIANVNTTGYKSSNMSFAQTMEQTLSGGTSPTATLGGTNPEQVSSGAAVGIGAVDVNMSQGSLQTTGIKTNMAISGHGFFVIKTPTGYAYSRSGDFTLDAQGQLVNPQGYFVMGWTAQNGQLTGETAGNIAPITIQPDMTMPPSATTTMTVTGNLNASLATPAGTSNTTTRTVPVTVYDSLGNPVTLDVNFSDPQATTNNGVSWTVNVTDPPSTTSLGSGTVTFNSNGSIASGSTVTVQLTTTDGSTSPQQITLNLQGLTSDVASTSLSGTANGYPQGTLANYTIGSNGVITGTFSNGQTQPIAQVALANFNNDAGLVNIGNSLWQQSANSGTAKIGQPASGGFGSIASGSLEESNVSLANQFVSMIMAQQGYQANAKVISVDQALDTTLVNSIAP, from the coding sequence ATGTCTGGAACATTGTATGCGGCGATATCAGGACTCAATGCCGAACAAGCGCTTTTGGGTGTCGTCTCCCAAAATATCGCGAACGTGAACACAACGGGCTACAAAAGTAGCAATATGAGTTTTGCCCAAACCATGGAGCAAACGTTATCGGGGGGCACAAGTCCCACGGCAACCCTAGGAGGCACCAATCCCGAACAAGTCTCATCAGGTGCGGCTGTTGGCATCGGCGCGGTCGATGTTAACATGAGCCAAGGTAGTCTTCAGACCACTGGGATCAAGACGAACATGGCGATTTCAGGGCATGGATTCTTTGTGATTAAAACGCCGACTGGCTACGCTTATAGTCGCAGTGGTGATTTTACTCTAGATGCGCAAGGACAACTGGTTAATCCGCAAGGATATTTCGTCATGGGGTGGACAGCACAAAATGGCCAGTTGACGGGTGAAACGGCTGGTAACATTGCCCCCATTACGATTCAACCAGACATGACGATGCCGCCATCAGCAACGACCACGATGACCGTCACAGGTAATCTCAATGCATCTCTGGCAACTCCCGCAGGAACCTCCAATACAACTACGCGAACGGTTCCGGTCACAGTTTACGATTCCTTAGGAAATCCGGTTACTTTGGATGTTAACTTTTCGGATCCTCAAGCAACAACCAACAACGGAGTGTCGTGGACCGTCAATGTTACCGACCCGCCATCTACCACCTCATTAGGATCCGGAACGGTTACCTTTAATAGTAATGGTAGTATTGCTAGTGGCAGCACGGTGACTGTGCAACTGACGACAACGGATGGGTCCACGTCACCTCAACAAATCACTCTGAATCTACAGGGGTTAACCTCTGATGTGGCGTCTACTTCACTATCAGGTACTGCCAACGGATATCCCCAAGGAACCTTGGCCAATTATACGATCGGGTCCAATGGCGTCATTACCGGGACATTTTCCAATGGGCAAACGCAACCGATTGCCCAAGTGGCTTTAGCGAACTTCAATAACGATGCCGGGCTGGTGAATATCGGGAATAGCCTGTGGCAGCAATCGGCCAATTCGGGAACGGCGAAGATAGGACAACCGGCTTCCGGTGGATTTGGTTCTATCGCATCGGGTTCTCTTGAAGAATCCAATGTGTCTTTGGCCAATCAGTTTGTGAGTATGATTATGGCGCAGCAGGGATATCAAGCCAATGCTAAAGTAATTTCGGTAGACCAAGCGTTAGATACCACCCTGGTAAATAGCATTGCCCCATAA
- a CDS encoding transposase has protein sequence MAIIPQLSLFSWQDLEELGDLERLVLVLETVPDETLMAHLEAARGHGRNAYPVRAMWNSVLAGVVFQHPSIESLRRELARNAQLRMLCGFRNAAVPPASAYTRFLHRLMAEQDTVDGMFEQLVDDLAAVLPNFGQRLAMDSKGISSRAVRPAKNPTADGRRDVDADFGRKEYRGVHEDGTTWTKVVKWFGYKLHLVVDSTYELPVAWEVTKASVSDVTRAMPMLDHLHHRHGVLLSRAVLLTADRGYDDTKLIAACWDSYQIKPVIDIRNMWRDPDATRVLPGHSTVTYNYRGDVFCQDPVTGQVHTMSNGGFEVRRQRLKKRCPARFAGVSCRGQDTCPVVQGLRIPLQTDRRIFTPMDRASYQWKREYAHRTAVERVNSRLDVSFGLELHTIRGLKKMQLRCGLALIVMLAMALGRIRQRQPERMRRLVGS, from the coding sequence ATGGCTATCATACCACAACTTTCTCTCTTTTCGTGGCAAGATCTCGAAGAATTAGGCGACCTCGAACGCCTCGTGCTCGTCCTCGAGACGGTCCCGGATGAAACCCTCATGGCCCACCTGGAAGCCGCCCGTGGGCATGGGCGGAATGCGTACCCGGTCCGGGCGATGTGGAATTCGGTGTTGGCCGGGGTGGTTTTCCAACACCCCAGCATCGAGAGCCTTCGCCGAGAACTGGCCCGCAATGCGCAACTGCGCATGCTGTGCGGGTTCCGCAACGCGGCCGTCCCGCCCGCGTCGGCCTACACCCGATTTCTGCATCGTCTGATGGCCGAACAGGATACCGTGGACGGGATGTTTGAGCAGCTGGTGGATGACCTCGCCGCCGTGCTCCCGAATTTCGGTCAGCGCTTGGCCATGGACAGCAAGGGTATCTCGTCGCGGGCCGTGCGGCCCGCCAAAAACCCCACCGCCGATGGGCGCCGGGACGTCGATGCCGATTTTGGACGGAAGGAATACCGCGGTGTGCATGAGGACGGGACTACCTGGACCAAAGTGGTCAAGTGGTTCGGGTATAAGCTGCACCTGGTGGTGGATTCGACGTACGAATTGCCGGTGGCGTGGGAGGTGACGAAAGCGTCGGTGTCCGATGTGACCCGGGCGATGCCCATGTTGGATCATCTGCACCATCGCCACGGGGTGCTGCTGTCCCGTGCCGTCCTTTTAACGGCCGACCGGGGCTATGATGATACCAAATTGATCGCCGCCTGCTGGGATAGCTACCAGATTAAGCCGGTGATCGATATCCGGAATATGTGGCGGGACCCGGATGCCACGCGAGTGCTACCGGGCCATTCGACGGTGACCTACAATTATCGTGGCGACGTCTTTTGTCAGGATCCGGTCACGGGTCAGGTTCACACCATGAGTAACGGCGGATTCGAAGTCAGGCGCCAACGTCTCAAAAAGCGGTGCCCCGCCCGCTTTGCGGGCGTGTCCTGCCGGGGTCAAGACACCTGCCCCGTCGTCCAGGGCCTGCGCATTCCCTTACAGACCGATCGGCGGATTTTTACGCCCATGGACCGGGCCAGTTATCAATGGAAGCGCGAGTATGCCCATCGCACGGCGGTGGAACGGGTGAACAGTCGGTTGGATGTGTCGTTCGGGTTGGAACTCCATACCATTCGGGGGCTAAAGAAAATGCAACTCCGCTGCGGGTTGGCCCTCATCGTGATGTTGGCGATGGCGCTCGGGCGGATACGGCAACGGCAACCGGAGCGGATGCGCCGCCTCGTGGGGTCGTGA
- a CDS encoding ArsR/SmtB family transcription factor — protein MNPVMIFKALGHETRYRLFCDLFGTSSSACEIKDNVPACCVMDLMEKYPLSQSTISHHLKILVEAELVEQENYGTYHYYRVNLATWNAFRDYLNRLNLSCGTPLCPPQGRI, from the coding sequence ATGAATCCGGTCATGATTTTTAAAGCGCTCGGTCATGAAACGCGATATCGGTTATTCTGTGATCTTTTTGGGACATCATCTTCCGCGTGTGAGATCAAAGATAATGTGCCAGCCTGTTGTGTGATGGATTTGATGGAAAAATATCCATTGTCCCAATCCACCATTTCGCATCATTTAAAAATATTAGTCGAGGCCGAATTAGTGGAACAAGAAAACTACGGCACGTACCATTATTATCGTGTCAATCTCGCGACTTGGAATGCTTTTCGTGATTACTTAAACCGTCTTAATCTCAGCTGCGGAACTCCTTTATGCCCACCACAGGGACGGATTTAG
- a CDS encoding extracellular solute-binding protein, giving the protein MPNLNPFISDSQAVGNKFTIAEAPLPGNVKQATSLFGGYLGMFSKASRAQQQAGFAFIKYLTSKAGQTYWMEHSEGYLPVRSDVAAEATQFLSTHPAQQVSLSVLNTAIAEPKVAWWDQFSHEVLLNAIIAVLLNKETPVQAMHSAYQQTVSLAQKDGTYQ; this is encoded by the coding sequence TTGCCAAATCTGAATCCATTCATTTCCGATTCCCAAGCCGTGGGCAATAAGTTCACCATTGCTGAAGCGCCGTTACCGGGGAATGTCAAACAAGCCACTTCACTTTTTGGTGGGTATTTGGGAATGTTTTCGAAAGCGAGCCGTGCCCAGCAGCAAGCCGGCTTTGCCTTTATCAAATATCTCACATCAAAAGCAGGACAGACGTATTGGATGGAACACAGCGAAGGCTATCTTCCCGTCCGCAGTGATGTCGCGGCAGAAGCCACTCAGTTCCTAAGCACCCATCCTGCTCAGCAGGTTTCATTAAGCGTCCTCAACACAGCAATTGCCGAGCCCAAAGTCGCTTGGTGGGATCAATTCTCCCACGAGGTTCTGCTCAATGCCATAATTGCCGTCTTGCTTAACAAGGAAACGCCGGTTCAAGCCATGCACAGTGCCTATCAACAGACCGTATCTCTCGCACAAAAAGACGGAACCTATCAGTAA
- the fliO gene encoding flagellar biosynthetic protein FliO, which produces MNSVAVFLNFLWAMALVVGLAYFAARLLKKIGWGRVSQAHYLQQIDYLPLGPKRGIALVQIADKTVALGITEQNISLLMEVDEEVIARQAPAIIAMQETTLSQFAEDLWHKIRRNEGKS; this is translated from the coding sequence TTGAATTCTGTTGCGGTCTTTTTAAATTTTCTATGGGCTATGGCTTTAGTGGTGGGTTTAGCGTACTTTGCCGCCCGCTTATTAAAAAAGATTGGGTGGGGGCGGGTCAGTCAGGCCCATTATCTTCAACAGATCGATTATTTGCCACTGGGTCCCAAACGGGGAATTGCACTTGTCCAAATTGCGGACAAGACAGTAGCTTTAGGTATTACCGAGCAAAACATTTCCTTACTAATGGAAGTGGATGAAGAGGTAATTGCCCGGCAAGCACCAGCAATCATTGCCATGCAAGAAACGACCTTATCGCAATTTGCGGAGGACTTGTGGCATAAGATTCGGCGTAACGAGGGAAAGTCATGA
- the fliP gene encoding flagellar type III secretion system pore protein FliP (The bacterial flagellar biogenesis protein FliP forms a type III secretion system (T3SS)-type pore required for flagellar assembly.), whose product MKLRVKRTLWVLATVIGTVITGPLAFAQGPSIPQISVSTHGSSSPSQVISILALLTLLSFLPAILLTMTAFTRVITVLAFVRSALGLQQTPPNQVLIGLALFLTFFIMAPTFGQIDHQALIPYLHGQIGLERASVRALDPLRVFMYQQTRPSDLALFLHLDHVPPPKNLSQVPTVALIPAFIISELKTAFEIGVYIFIPFMIVDLVVSTVLMSLGMMMVPPTLISLPLKLLLFVLANGWNLVVQSLVMSFHGVR is encoded by the coding sequence ATGAAATTACGAGTTAAGAGAACGCTGTGGGTGCTGGCTACGGTGATCGGAACGGTCATCACAGGACCTTTGGCTTTTGCTCAAGGTCCATCGATTCCGCAAATCTCGGTGAGTACTCATGGAAGCAGCTCACCATCCCAAGTGATCAGTATTTTAGCGCTCTTGACCCTGTTGTCATTTTTGCCAGCCATCTTACTGACGATGACGGCGTTTACGCGTGTGATTACCGTGTTGGCGTTTGTACGAAGTGCTTTAGGCTTGCAGCAAACTCCCCCTAACCAAGTGTTAATTGGCTTGGCCCTTTTTCTCACTTTTTTCATTATGGCGCCCACGTTTGGTCAAATTGATCATCAAGCCTTAATCCCTTACTTACATGGACAAATCGGATTAGAACGCGCTTCGGTCAGGGCTTTAGACCCTTTGCGAGTGTTTATGTATCAGCAAACTCGTCCTAGTGATTTGGCATTGTTTTTGCATTTGGATCATGTGCCGCCACCAAAGAATCTCAGCCAGGTTCCCACGGTGGCTCTGATTCCAGCCTTTATTATTTCCGAATTGAAAACGGCCTTTGAAATTGGTGTGTATATTTTTATTCCTTTTATGATTGTGGACCTCGTCGTGTCGACGGTATTGATGTCATTAGGAATGATGATGGTTCCCCCGACATTGATTTCTTTGCCCTTAAAGCTGTTGTTGTTCGTATTAGCTAATGGTTGGAATTTAGTGGTGCAGTCTTTGGTGATGTCCTTTCATGGGGTGAGATAG